From one Callithrix jacchus isolate 240 chromosome 2, calJac240_pri, whole genome shotgun sequence genomic stretch:
- the NHP2 gene encoding H/ACA ribonucleoprotein complex subunit 2 isoform X1 has translation MTKIKADPDRPEGQAEACSGERTYQELLVNQNPIAQPLASRRLTRKLYKCIKKAVKQKQIRRGVKEVQKFVNKGEKGIMVLAGDTLPIEVYCHLPVMCEDRNLPYVYIPSKTDLGAAAGSKRPTCVIMVKPHEEYQEAYDECLEEVQSLPLAL, from the exons ATGACCAAAATAAAGGCAGATCCCGACCGGCCCGAGGGTCAGGCGGAGGCATGCTCCGGGGAGCGCACCTACCAAGAGCTGCTGGTCAACCAAAACCCCATCGCGCAGCCCCTGGCTTCTCGTCGCCTCACGCGGAAGCTCTACAAATGCATCAAGAAAG CCGTGAAGCAGAAGCAGATTCGGCGCGGGGTGAAAGAGGTTCAGAAATTTGTcaacaaaggagaaaaagg GATCATGGTTTTGGCAGGGGACACACTGCCCATTGAGGTATACTGCCATCTCCCAGTCATGTGTGAGGACCGAAATCTTCCCTATGTCTATATCCCCTCTAAGACG GACCTGGGTGCAGCTGCAGGCTCCAAGCGCCCCACCTGTGTGATAATGGTCAAGCCCCATGAGGAGTACCAGGAGGCCTACGACGAGTGCCTGGAGGAGGTGCAGTCCCTGCCCCTAGCACTGTGA
- the NHP2 gene encoding H/ACA ribonucleoprotein complex subunit 2 isoform X2 yields the protein MTKIKADPDRPEGQAEACSGERTYQELLVNQNPIAQPLASRRLTRKLYKCIKKAVKQKQIRRGVKEVQKFVNKGEKGTWVQLQAPSAPPV from the exons ATGACCAAAATAAAGGCAGATCCCGACCGGCCCGAGGGTCAGGCGGAGGCATGCTCCGGGGAGCGCACCTACCAAGAGCTGCTGGTCAACCAAAACCCCATCGCGCAGCCCCTGGCTTCTCGTCGCCTCACGCGGAAGCTCTACAAATGCATCAAGAAAG CCGTGAAGCAGAAGCAGATTCGGCGCGGGGTGAAAGAGGTTCAGAAATTTGTcaacaaaggagaaaaagg GACCTGGGTGCAGCTGCAGGCTCCAAGCGCCCCACCTGTGTGA
- the RMND5B gene encoding E3 ubiquitin-protein transferase RMND5B isoform X1 — protein MEQCACVERELDKVLQKFLTYGQHCEQSLGELLHYVGQLRAELAGAGLQGTPLSATLSLVMSQCCRKIKDTVQKLASDHKDIHSSVSRVGKAIDRNFDSEICGIVSDSVWDAREQQQQQILQMAIVEHLYQQGMLSVAEELCQESMLNVDLDFKQPFLELNRILEALHEQDLAPALEWAVSHRQRLLELNSSLEFKLHRLHFIHLLAGGPEKQLEALSYARHFQPFARLHQREIQVMMGSLVYLRLGLEKSPYCHLLDNSHWAEICETFTRDACSLLGLSVESPLSVSFASGCVALPVLMNIKAVIEQRQCTGVWSHKDELPIEIELGMKCWYHSVFACPILRQQTSDSNPPIKLICGHVISRDALNKLINGGKLKCPYCPMEQNPADGKRIIF, from the exons ATGGAGCAGTGTGCATGCGTGGAGAGAGAGCTGGACAAGGTCCTGCAGAAGTTCCTGACCTACGGGCAGCACTGTGAGCAGAGCCTGGGGGAGCTGCTGCACTACGTGGGCCAGCTGCGGGCTGAGCTGGCTGGTGCAG GTCTCCAGGGGACCCCTCTCTCGGCCACCCTCTCTCTGGTGATGTCACAGTGCTGCCGAAAGATCAAAGATACTGTGCAGAAACTGGCTTCGGACCATAAAGACATTCACAGCAGTGTATCCCGAGTGGGCAAAGCCATTGACAGG AACTTCGACTCTGAGATCTGTGGTATTGTCTCAGATTCGGTGTGGGATGCacgggagcagcagcagcagcagatccTGCAGATGGCCATCGTGGAACACTTGTACCAGCAGGGCATGCTCAGTGTGGCCGAGGAGCTGTGCCAG GAATCAATGCTGAATGTGGACTTGGATTTCAAGCAGCCTTTCTTAGAGCTGAATCGAATCCTGGAAGCCCTGCACGAACAAGACCTGGCTCCTGCGTTGGA ATGGGCCGTCTCCCACAGGCAGCGCCTACTGGAGCTCAACAGCTCCCTGGAGTTCAAGCTACACCGACTGCACTTCATCCACCTCCTGGCGGGAGGCCCTGAGAAGCAGCTGGAGGCCCTTAGCTATGCCCGGCACTTTCAGCCCTTTGCTCGGCTGCACCAGCGGG AGATCCAGGTGATGATGGGCAGTCTGGTGTACCTGCGGCTGGGTTTGGAGAAGTCACCCTACTGCCACCTCCTGGACAACAGCCACTGGGCAGAGATCTGTGAGACCTTTACCCGGGATGCCTGTTCCCTGCTGGGGCTTTCTGTGGAGTCCCCCCTCAGTGTCAG CTTTGCCTCTGGCTGTGTGGCACTGCCCGTGTTAATGAACATCAAGGCTGTGATTGAACAGAGGCAGTGCACTGGGGTCTGGAGTCACAAGGACGAGTTACCG ATTGAGATTGAACTAGGCATGAAGTGCTGGTACCACTCTGTGTTTGCTTGCCCCATCCTCCGCCAGCAGACGTCAGATTCCAACCCTCCCATCAAGCTCATCTGTGGCCATGTTATCTCCCGAGATGCACTCAATAAGCTCATTAATGGAGGAAA GCTGAAGTGTCCCTACTGTCCCATGGAGCAGAACCCGGCAGATGGGAAACGCATCATATTCTGA
- the RMND5B gene encoding E3 ubiquitin-protein transferase RMND5B isoform X3: MSQCCRKIKDTVQKLASDHKDIHSSVSRVGKAIDRNFDSEICGIVSDSVWDAREQQQQQILQMAIVEHLYQQGMLSVAEELCQESMLNVDLDFKQPFLELNRILEALHEQDLAPALEWAVSHRQRLLELNSSLEFKLHRLHFIHLLAGGPEKQLEALSYARHFQPFARLHQREIQVMMGSLVYLRLGLEKSPYCHLLDNSHWAEICETFTRDACSLLGLSVESPLSVSFASGCVALPVLMNIKAVIEQRQCTGVWSHKDELPIEIELGMKCWYHSVFACPILRQQTSDSNPPIKLICGHVISRDALNKLINGGKLKCPYCPMEQNPADGKRIIF, encoded by the exons ATGTCACAGTGCTGCCGAAAGATCAAAGATACTGTGCAGAAACTGGCTTCGGACCATAAAGACATTCACAGCAGTGTATCCCGAGTGGGCAAAGCCATTGACAGG AACTTCGACTCTGAGATCTGTGGTATTGTCTCAGATTCGGTGTGGGATGCacgggagcagcagcagcagcagatccTGCAGATGGCCATCGTGGAACACTTGTACCAGCAGGGCATGCTCAGTGTGGCCGAGGAGCTGTGCCAG GAATCAATGCTGAATGTGGACTTGGATTTCAAGCAGCCTTTCTTAGAGCTGAATCGAATCCTGGAAGCCCTGCACGAACAAGACCTGGCTCCTGCGTTGGA ATGGGCCGTCTCCCACAGGCAGCGCCTACTGGAGCTCAACAGCTCCCTGGAGTTCAAGCTACACCGACTGCACTTCATCCACCTCCTGGCGGGAGGCCCTGAGAAGCAGCTGGAGGCCCTTAGCTATGCCCGGCACTTTCAGCCCTTTGCTCGGCTGCACCAGCGGG AGATCCAGGTGATGATGGGCAGTCTGGTGTACCTGCGGCTGGGTTTGGAGAAGTCACCCTACTGCCACCTCCTGGACAACAGCCACTGGGCAGAGATCTGTGAGACCTTTACCCGGGATGCCTGTTCCCTGCTGGGGCTTTCTGTGGAGTCCCCCCTCAGTGTCAG CTTTGCCTCTGGCTGTGTGGCACTGCCCGTGTTAATGAACATCAAGGCTGTGATTGAACAGAGGCAGTGCACTGGGGTCTGGAGTCACAAGGACGAGTTACCG ATTGAGATTGAACTAGGCATGAAGTGCTGGTACCACTCTGTGTTTGCTTGCCCCATCCTCCGCCAGCAGACGTCAGATTCCAACCCTCCCATCAAGCTCATCTGTGGCCATGTTATCTCCCGAGATGCACTCAATAAGCTCATTAATGGAGGAAA GCTGAAGTGTCCCTACTGTCCCATGGAGCAGAACCCGGCAGATGGGAAACGCATCATATTCTGA
- the RMND5B gene encoding E3 ubiquitin-protein transferase RMND5B isoform X2, translating to MTAALEAGARATGRGLQGTPLSATLSLVMSQCCRKIKDTVQKLASDHKDIHSSVSRVGKAIDRNFDSEICGIVSDSVWDAREQQQQQILQMAIVEHLYQQGMLSVAEELCQESMLNVDLDFKQPFLELNRILEALHEQDLAPALEWAVSHRQRLLELNSSLEFKLHRLHFIHLLAGGPEKQLEALSYARHFQPFARLHQREIQVMMGSLVYLRLGLEKSPYCHLLDNSHWAEICETFTRDACSLLGLSVESPLSVSFASGCVALPVLMNIKAVIEQRQCTGVWSHKDELPIEIELGMKCWYHSVFACPILRQQTSDSNPPIKLICGHVISRDALNKLINGGKLKCPYCPMEQNPADGKRIIF from the exons ATGACAGCGGCGCTGGAAGCCGGGGCCAGGGCTACTGGGCGAG GTCTCCAGGGGACCCCTCTCTCGGCCACCCTCTCTCTGGTGATGTCACAGTGCTGCCGAAAGATCAAAGATACTGTGCAGAAACTGGCTTCGGACCATAAAGACATTCACAGCAGTGTATCCCGAGTGGGCAAAGCCATTGACAGG AACTTCGACTCTGAGATCTGTGGTATTGTCTCAGATTCGGTGTGGGATGCacgggagcagcagcagcagcagatccTGCAGATGGCCATCGTGGAACACTTGTACCAGCAGGGCATGCTCAGTGTGGCCGAGGAGCTGTGCCAG GAATCAATGCTGAATGTGGACTTGGATTTCAAGCAGCCTTTCTTAGAGCTGAATCGAATCCTGGAAGCCCTGCACGAACAAGACCTGGCTCCTGCGTTGGA ATGGGCCGTCTCCCACAGGCAGCGCCTACTGGAGCTCAACAGCTCCCTGGAGTTCAAGCTACACCGACTGCACTTCATCCACCTCCTGGCGGGAGGCCCTGAGAAGCAGCTGGAGGCCCTTAGCTATGCCCGGCACTTTCAGCCCTTTGCTCGGCTGCACCAGCGGG AGATCCAGGTGATGATGGGCAGTCTGGTGTACCTGCGGCTGGGTTTGGAGAAGTCACCCTACTGCCACCTCCTGGACAACAGCCACTGGGCAGAGATCTGTGAGACCTTTACCCGGGATGCCTGTTCCCTGCTGGGGCTTTCTGTGGAGTCCCCCCTCAGTGTCAG CTTTGCCTCTGGCTGTGTGGCACTGCCCGTGTTAATGAACATCAAGGCTGTGATTGAACAGAGGCAGTGCACTGGGGTCTGGAGTCACAAGGACGAGTTACCG ATTGAGATTGAACTAGGCATGAAGTGCTGGTACCACTCTGTGTTTGCTTGCCCCATCCTCCGCCAGCAGACGTCAGATTCCAACCCTCCCATCAAGCTCATCTGTGGCCATGTTATCTCCCGAGATGCACTCAATAAGCTCATTAATGGAGGAAA GCTGAAGTGTCCCTACTGTCCCATGGAGCAGAACCCGGCAGATGGGAAACGCATCATATTCTGA
- the LOC100393962 gene encoding DNA dC->dU-editing enzyme APOBEC-3G, with protein MIDGKVTLTIFVARLYYFWDPHYRKELRRLCQRRDSSHATMKIISYGEFQHCWDKFMDNQRLYKPWNKLPKHYTLLHITLGEVLGHLMDPGTFTYNFTNDPSVLGQHQTYLCYEVEHLHNGTWVPLHQHRAFIFNEASNNPAFPEGRHAELCLLDLISFWKLDLAQRYRVTCFISWSPCFSCAEKVAEFLQENPHVNLHIFAARIYGYQRGYKKGLRRLNRAGALISMMKYSEFKHCWDIFVDHQGHPFQPWEGLDEHSQALSGRLQAILQGN; from the coding sequence ATGATAGACGGGAAGGTCACCCTGACCATCTTCGTGGCCCGCCTCTACTACTTCTGGGACCCACATTACCGGAAGGAGCTTCGCAGACTGTGTCAGAGAAGAGACAGTTCACATGCCACCATGAAGATCATAAGTTATGGCGAATTTCAACACTGTTGGGACAAGTTCATGGACAACCAAAGATTGTACAAGCCTTGGAATAAGCTGCCTAAACATTATACATTACTGCACATCACGCTGGGGGAGGTTCTCGGACACCTGATGGATCCAGGCACATTCACTTACAACTTTACCAATGACCCTTCGGTCCTTGGACAGCACCAGACCTACCTGTGTTACGAGGTGGAGCACCTGCACAATGGCACCTGGGTCCCGCTGCACCAGCACAGGGCCTTCATATTCAACGAGGCTTCAAATAATCCGGCTTTCCCTGAAGGCCGCCATGCAGAGCTGTGCCTCCTGGACCTGATTTCCTTTTGGAAGCTGGACCTGGCCCAGCGCTACAGGGTCACCTGCTTCATCTCCTGGAGCCCCTGCTTCAGCTGTGCTGAGAAGGTGGCTGAATTCCTTCAAGAGAACCCACACGTGAACCTGCACATCTTCGCTGCCCGCATCTATGGTTATCAACGAGGATATAAAAAGGGCCTGCGCAGGCTGAACAGAGCTGGGGCCCTAATTTCCATGATGAAATACAGTGAGTTTAAGCACTGTTGGGACATCTTTGTGGATCACCAGGGACACCCCTTCCAGCCCTGGGAGGGCCTAGATGAGCACAGCCAAGCCCTGAGTGGGAGGCTGCAGGCCATTCTCCAGGGAAACTGA